A stretch of Alkalicella caledoniensis DNA encodes these proteins:
- a CDS encoding GNAT family N-acetyltransferase encodes MKLNDIKEIDNLLNEDRILNLNALGRIKFNQNYNIKVDELKKGFLLQLDYWHVVYSGTDHVAEELIRCIDTKTEKGFSGVGVKYYQLAKKHHEIKWEEPCYLYYLEEHNLNTSLLKHCVDSLTEKDAELVNEFYTYKDENSIGYIRDCIISRPSSVVRDEQGTPVSWALIREDGSMGVMYTLKEHRGQGYANSVSVDLAKKAFELGLTPYVHIVKGNTPSVKLAENLGFKFHCDVMWFGI; translated from the coding sequence ATGAAACTAAATGATATTAAAGAAATAGATAATCTGCTCAATGAAGACAGAATTTTGAACCTTAATGCGCTAGGCAGAATTAAGTTTAATCAAAACTACAATATAAAAGTAGATGAGCTAAAAAAAGGCTTTTTGCTTCAATTAGACTATTGGCATGTTGTTTACTCGGGAACTGATCATGTTGCTGAAGAACTGATTAGATGTATTGATACTAAAACCGAGAAAGGCTTTAGCGGGGTAGGTGTAAAGTATTATCAACTTGCAAAGAAGCATCATGAAATCAAGTGGGAAGAACCTTGCTACTTGTATTATCTAGAGGAACACAACTTAAACACAAGCCTACTTAAACATTGTGTGGATAGCTTGACTGAAAAAGATGCAGAGCTAGTAAACGAATTTTATACCTATAAAGATGAGAATTCAATAGGCTATATAAGAGATTGCATTATATCAAGGCCAAGTTCCGTAGTCCGTGACGAGCAAGGCACCCCTGTTTCTTGGGCACTGATCCGTGAAGATGGGTCTATGGGTGTAATGTATACCTTGAAAGAACATCGAGGGCAAGGGTATGCAAACTCAGTAAGTGTTGACCTAGCAAAAAAAGCATTTGAACTTGGCCTTACACCCTATGTGCATATTGTAAAAGGAAACACTCCCTCAGTAAAACTAGCAGAAAACCTCGGCTTTAAGTTTCACTGTGATGTTATGTGGTTCGGAATTTAG
- a CDS encoding ammonia-forming cytochrome c nitrite reductase subunit c552 → MTKTQKIILSVFVVAMLGFAVFSMLGGEQFQREAQPSRILDPEYWADEHPLIYQSYLRNSNEGDVEFGGEQQIDYIEKYPQIRVLYEGYGFSKEYFSARGHVYALEDVINIGRPRPGASCLACKTADYDSLYEQYGSELFGMDFVEVAQEARYPITCYSCHRNEPGELHITVPHAEEGFQKLDFEVERGSQNCAQCHVEYYIDPETTAIVLPWENGLTVEDYEQTFNELDYADWIHPRTGTPLIKIQHPEYEMYRGSPHHNLGMDCNACHMPQMQSEDGEEYVSHWWTSPLKTAKESCLGCHGNHDEESIAQWVNGLQQEVEDKQKQAMDLLVELVESLAVRVEEGDIEDETLEIVRELHRRSQIRWDYIFAENSTGSHHFARAHAYLDEAIQLAQEALEVLENN, encoded by the coding sequence ATGACTAAAACACAAAAAATAATTCTATCTGTGTTTGTTGTTGCCATGTTAGGATTTGCTGTTTTTAGTATGCTGGGAGGAGAACAGTTTCAAAGGGAAGCACAGCCAAGTAGAATACTTGATCCCGAATATTGGGCAGATGAACATCCACTTATCTACCAATCATACTTGAGAAACTCAAATGAAGGTGATGTGGAATTTGGTGGAGAACAACAGATTGACTACATAGAAAAATACCCACAAATTCGAGTACTCTACGAGGGATATGGCTTTAGCAAAGAATATTTTTCTGCTAGAGGACATGTGTATGCCCTTGAAGATGTTATAAATATCGGTCGTCCAAGACCAGGTGCCTCTTGCTTAGCATGTAAAACAGCTGATTATGATAGTCTATATGAACAGTACGGTTCGGAATTATTCGGAATGGACTTTGTAGAGGTAGCCCAGGAAGCTCGCTATCCTATTACTTGTTATAGCTGCCACAGAAATGAACCCGGTGAACTTCATATAACTGTTCCCCATGCTGAAGAGGGATTTCAAAAATTAGATTTTGAAGTGGAAAGAGGAAGTCAAAACTGTGCTCAGTGTCATGTTGAGTACTATATTGACCCTGAAACAACTGCAATAGTTCTTCCGTGGGAAAATGGTTTGACAGTAGAAGACTACGAACAAACATTTAACGAATTAGATTATGCAGACTGGATTCATCCAAGGACAGGGACGCCTCTTATCAAAATTCAGCACCCAGAGTATGAGATGTATAGAGGTAGTCCCCATCACAATCTTGGCATGGACTGTAATGCTTGCCATATGCCACAGATGCAAAGTGAAGATGGTGAGGAATACGTTTCACACTGGTGGACTAGTCCGTTAAAAACAGCCAAAGAATCTTGTCTCGGATGTCATGGAAACCATGATGAAGAAAGTATTGCTCAGTGGGTTAATGGTCTACAACAAGAGGTAGAAGATAAGCAAAAGCAGGCCATGGACTTGCTAGTGGAACTTGTGGAAAGTTTAGCTGTAAGGGTAGAAGAAGGGGATATTGAAGATGAAACCCTTGAAATAGTTAGGGAGCTTCATAGAAGATCTCAAATTAGATGGGATTACATTTTTGCTGAAAACAGTACAGGAAGTCATCACTTCGCTAGAGCCCACGCTTATCTAGATGAAGCCATTCAACTAGCCCAGGAAGCATTGGAAGTTTTGGAAAATAATTAA
- a CDS encoding MATE family efflux transporter: protein MENTLVVEEKLTNKKSLQMIWLLAWPVMLGQVLQTALELVDLYFISMLRDTVFFAAIGYSTSLFGVVVVASQLVVAGTIALIARESGAENQNTVTNLTRQALTLALLVGVFLWICVSVFATPLLQLFGARGNLLLYGTNYLRIVLVGIPFVYYNMTGRAILQAKGDTFTPMIIFVLMNAVNILFNWLLIFGVWIFPELGYKGAAYGTLLSNIFAFVLFVFVLQRKAFKGKILDVITPVFDFELMIRFIKIGGYAVVQAVARPITGLFMYGIASLSGENALAAFTIGGRMFNLVFIILAGLTTAISVLTGQNLGKKDYNSINVHVKNGLLIGAINMLIFAIPYFIFSESIMGVFVKNPEDFRVIEIGVSYFRITYVGLIFVIFSVIYGGVFIGAGDTAPPMVASLVANWAVKVPLAYIFAGRLNLGSNWVWIAISLSVIVEVLIVSIWYGKGRWKFKKI from the coding sequence ATGGAAAACACACTGGTGGTGGAAGAAAAATTAACAAACAAAAAGAGCTTACAAATGATCTGGCTTTTGGCTTGGCCAGTTATGCTTGGACAAGTATTACAGACAGCATTAGAGTTAGTTGATCTATATTTTATATCTATGCTTAGGGATACTGTCTTCTTTGCAGCCATTGGATACAGTACTTCACTTTTCGGAGTTGTGGTAGTGGCTTCACAGCTCGTGGTTGCAGGTACCATAGCATTAATTGCTAGAGAAAGTGGTGCAGAAAACCAGAACACTGTTACTAATTTAACAAGACAGGCGTTAACCCTAGCCTTATTGGTGGGAGTTTTTTTATGGATTTGTGTGTCAGTTTTTGCAACGCCACTTTTACAGCTTTTTGGAGCACGGGGCAATTTATTATTATATGGCACTAATTATTTAAGGATAGTTCTGGTTGGCATACCTTTTGTTTATTATAATATGACTGGTAGAGCTATACTTCAAGCAAAGGGTGATACCTTCACTCCCATGATTATTTTTGTCCTAATGAATGCTGTAAATATTCTTTTCAATTGGTTATTGATTTTTGGTGTTTGGATCTTTCCTGAGCTTGGTTACAAGGGTGCAGCTTATGGTACATTGCTATCAAATATTTTTGCCTTTGTACTATTTGTTTTTGTGCTTCAAAGGAAAGCTTTTAAGGGTAAGATTTTAGATGTGATAACACCTGTTTTTGACTTTGAACTGATGATTAGATTTATTAAGATAGGTGGCTATGCTGTTGTTCAAGCAGTGGCTAGACCCATAACAGGGCTTTTCATGTATGGTATAGCAAGCCTTTCTGGGGAAAATGCCTTAGCTGCCTTTACAATAGGTGGAAGAATGTTTAATCTGGTTTTTATCATCTTAGCAGGCCTTACCACTGCCATTTCAGTTCTAACAGGGCAAAATCTAGGAAAAAAAGATTACAATTCCATCAATGTTCATGTTAAAAATGGCTTGTTAATCGGTGCTATTAATATGCTGATTTTTGCAATCCCCTACTTTATTTTCTCTGAGTCCATAATGGGTGTGTTTGTAAAAAACCCTGAAGATTTCAGGGTTATAGAAATAGGAGTAAGTTACTTTAGAATTACTTATGTAGGTTTAATTTTTGTAATTTTTTCTGTAATATATGGAGGGGTATTTATTGGAGCTGGGGACACTGCTCCACCAATGGTAGCATCCTTAGTTGCAAACTGGGCTGTTAAAGTTCCTTTAGCATATATCTTTGCCGGAAGGTTAAACCTTGGGTCCAATTGGGTATGGATAGCCATAAGCTTATCAGTCATTGTTGAAGTACTGATAGTTAGCATTTGGTATGGTAAAGGTCGTTGGAAATTTAAAAAAATCTAG
- a CDS encoding 4Fe-4S binding protein, translating to MLKRKIVFIDQDKCDGCGLCVPACHEGAIEIIDGKARLSEDKLCDGIGDCLGECPVDAITIIEREADAFDEEAVKERLIQLAQEKERELPKTPPMMGGCPGSRAMALNTRPSTNEEHTGEINSELRQWPVQLTLVPVAAPYFKEADLLIAADCVPLAFPDFHRKLLKGKAVAIGCPKLDNGSSYVDKLSEIIRLNKLKSLTIAHMEVPCCFGLIQIVKNAVEKSGVDIDIEIINISLDGTIK from the coding sequence ATGTTAAAAAGAAAAATTGTTTTTATAGATCAAGATAAATGTGATGGTTGTGGATTATGTGTTCCTGCTTGCCACGAAGGTGCCATAGAGATTATTGACGGAAAAGCTAGACTTTCAGAGGATAAGCTTTGTGACGGAATAGGAGATTGCTTAGGTGAGTGTCCAGTTGATGCAATAACCATTATCGAAAGGGAAGCAGATGCTTTTGATGAAGAAGCTGTAAAAGAGAGGTTAATACAACTTGCTCAAGAAAAAGAGCGTGAGTTACCTAAAACTCCTCCAATGATGGGTGGTTGTCCTGGTTCTAGGGCCATGGCTTTAAATACACGTCCATCTACTAATGAAGAGCACACAGGTGAAATAAACTCTGAGCTTAGACAGTGGCCAGTACAATTGACCCTAGTGCCTGTAGCTGCGCCATACTTCAAAGAAGCTGATTTACTAATTGCTGCAGATTGTGTACCTCTTGCTTTTCCTGATTTTCATAGAAAGCTACTAAAAGGAAAAGCTGTGGCAATAGGTTGCCCTAAGCTTGACAATGGTTCTAGCTATGTTGATAAGTTATCAGAAATCATCAGGCTTAATAAACTAAAATCTTTAACTATAGCACACATGGAAGTCCCCTGTTGTTTTGGTTTAATACAAATAGTTAAAAACGCAGTGGAGAAATCTGGGGTTGATATAGATATTGAAATCATCAATATCAGTTTGGATGGAACCATCAAATAA
- a CDS encoding ribose-phosphate diphosphokinase, whose translation MERHTEIKIFTGSESVKFAQGICEYLNIPMGKSQVIKFSEGNTFVKVEETVRDKDCYIVQSIGSNPNDNLVELLFWIDAFKRASANSITVIMPYFSYAKGDKKDEPRVSIRARVCADALESVGADRIVTMDLHAPQIQGFFKIPVDHLFAMPVLCSHFKQLGVQDLVVVSPDAGYAKTARHYSNFLQVPVAIGDKNRKDHSEQAEILEIIGDVKGKNALIVDDFTLSAGSIINVAKGLKEKGAKDIYACVSHSLLKGETLEKFYNSPIKKMLVTDSVTQPQNIDKDRIEVCSVAPLFAEAIKRIHHRESVTELFDKIPDSVI comes from the coding sequence TTGGAACGACATACTGAGATTAAGATTTTTACTGGAAGTGAAAGTGTTAAATTTGCCCAAGGAATTTGTGAGTATCTAAATATCCCCATGGGGAAATCGCAAGTTATAAAATTCTCCGAGGGTAACACTTTTGTTAAAGTAGAAGAGACTGTGAGGGACAAAGATTGCTACATAGTTCAGTCAATAGGATCTAATCCCAATGATAACCTAGTTGAGCTTTTATTTTGGATTGATGCATTTAAAAGGGCTAGTGCTAACTCTATAACCGTAATTATGCCTTATTTTAGTTATGCAAAGGGAGATAAAAAAGATGAACCTAGGGTTTCCATAAGAGCTAGAGTTTGTGCTGATGCATTAGAAAGTGTGGGAGCAGACAGAATTGTGACAATGGACTTACATGCTCCGCAAATTCAAGGATTTTTTAAGATTCCAGTTGACCATCTTTTTGCTATGCCAGTCCTTTGTAGTCACTTTAAACAACTAGGTGTGCAAGATTTGGTTGTTGTATCCCCTGATGCAGGATATGCAAAAACAGCACGACACTATAGTAATTTTCTCCAAGTACCTGTTGCTATAGGAGATAAAAACCGCAAAGATCATAGTGAACAAGCAGAAATACTTGAAATTATAGGAGATGTCAAAGGTAAAAATGCACTGATTGTAGATGACTTTACCCTTTCCGCTGGGTCCATTATAAATGTGGCAAAAGGATTAAAGGAAAAAGGGGCAAAGGATATATATGCATGTGTTAGTCACTCACTTCTAAAGGGAGAAACTTTAGAAAAATTTTACAACAGTCCCATAAAGAAAATGCTAGTAACGGACTCAGTGACACAACCTCAAAATATAGATAAGGATAGAATTGAAGTTTGCTCAGTAGCACCACTATTTGCAGAAGCCATAAAAAGGATTCACCACAGAGAAAGTGTAACAGAACTTTTTGATAAAATTCCAGATTCAGTAATATAA
- a CDS encoding mechanosensitive ion channel family protein, with product MFQNLTNFIDEVVSVELVLSFLKNSFRIIVIIFLAIYVLKIISKLVDKFFASQKYIDERKIKTLSAISKSFLKYGIYLFAGMMILAELGFSTTSLLAGAGVVGVALGFGAQGLVRDVLTGFFILFEDQFSVGDYVKISGLSGVVTDIGLRVTKLRDFSGEIHIIPNGSVDKVTNLSIGEMRAMVDIPVAYEENLNNVFSVLEGAMEKVKQDFPEIVEGPTVLGVSNFGDSEVVLRIVAQTTPMNQWKIERVIRLYTKEAFNENNIEIPYPRRVNITQ from the coding sequence ATGTTTCAAAACTTAACCAACTTTATTGACGAAGTAGTATCAGTGGAGCTAGTACTCAGTTTTTTGAAAAATTCATTCCGAATCATCGTTATAATTTTTTTAGCCATATATGTATTGAAAATAATATCCAAATTAGTGGATAAGTTTTTCGCAAGTCAGAAATACATTGATGAGAGGAAGATAAAGACCCTCTCAGCAATAAGTAAAAGTTTTTTAAAATATGGGATCTATCTATTTGCTGGAATGATGATATTAGCAGAGTTAGGATTTTCTACCACATCACTTTTAGCAGGAGCCGGTGTTGTAGGGGTGGCCTTGGGTTTTGGTGCACAAGGATTAGTTCGGGATGTTTTGACAGGGTTCTTTATCTTATTTGAAGATCAGTTCTCAGTTGGCGATTATGTCAAGATTTCTGGGCTTTCAGGTGTTGTTACAGATATTGGACTAAGGGTAACAAAATTAAGGGACTTTTCAGGAGAAATTCATATTATACCAAATGGGTCGGTGGATAAGGTTACAAATCTTTCAATAGGTGAAATGCGGGCTATGGTTGATATCCCAGTAGCATATGAAGAAAACTTAAACAACGTTTTCAGTGTCCTTGAAGGTGCCATGGAAAAAGTTAAACAAGACTTCCCAGAAATAGTAGAAGGCCCTACGGTTTTGGGTGTATCTAATTTTGGTGACAGTGAAGTTGTTTTAAGAATAGTAGCCCAAACAACACCCATGAATCAATGGAAGATTGAAAGGGTAATAAGACTGTATACAAAAGAAGCATTCAACGAAAATAATATCGAAATCCCTTATCCAAGAAGAGTAAACATTACTCAATAG
- a CDS encoding M20 family metallopeptidase — translation MRDHILKFLDDSKEEYYSISKYIWDNPELGHKEIKGSQALIKKLKEEDFAIEEGIASMKTAFRATYKGKSHGPTIALLAEYDALPELGHGCGHNLIGVSAVMAGVALKEVVDSLGGAILVIGTPAEETDGGKVAMVEQGVFNTIDAALMVHPAQAYESSGSSMAMEALQFDFYGKPAHGAASPHKGINALDALVNMYVAISTLRQQLPSDVRIHGIISKGGDAANIIPDHTQGQFYVRAMKKEQLKVVIEKVKKCAHGAAMVTGCTVEIKNYEESYDDMVTNEYISDLYDNNLIKLGVNPKDIHKGSDHGSLDMGNVSHVVPAIHPFVKICSSDIAGHTKEFSAAAGTKEGFEQMLIGIKAMALTAYDLFTNPEKLNDTKFLKK, via the coding sequence ATGCGTGACCATATTCTCAAATTTCTCGATGATAGCAAAGAAGAGTATTACAGTATATCAAAATACATTTGGGATAATCCAGAATTAGGACATAAGGAAATTAAAGGATCTCAAGCACTTATCAAGAAGCTTAAAGAGGAAGACTTTGCCATAGAAGAGGGTATAGCCAGTATGAAAACTGCCTTTAGAGCTACATATAAGGGGAAAAGTCATGGCCCCACCATAGCCCTTTTAGCAGAGTATGATGCACTGCCTGAGTTAGGACATGGATGTGGTCATAACCTTATAGGAGTGTCAGCTGTTATGGCAGGGGTAGCTCTCAAGGAAGTTGTGGATAGCCTAGGGGGGGCCATCTTGGTCATAGGCACTCCTGCGGAAGAGACTGATGGGGGAAAAGTTGCAATGGTGGAACAGGGAGTTTTTAATACCATAGATGCTGCCCTTATGGTACACCCAGCTCAAGCCTATGAAAGTAGTGGATCATCCATGGCAATGGAAGCATTACAATTTGATTTTTATGGAAAGCCTGCCCACGGGGCAGCTTCGCCACATAAGGGAATAAATGCCCTTGATGCCCTAGTCAACATGTATGTTGCTATAAGTACATTAAGACAACAGTTGCCTTCTGATGTAAGGATTCATGGTATAATAAGTAAAGGTGGAGACGCAGCAAATATAATACCAGATCATACCCAAGGACAGTTTTATGTCAGGGCAATGAAAAAAGAGCAGTTAAAAGTAGTCATTGAAAAGGTTAAAAAATGTGCCCACGGTGCCGCAATGGTGACAGGCTGCACTGTTGAAATCAAAAACTACGAGGAATCATATGATGATATGGTAACAAATGAGTATATTTCTGACCTATACGACAACAATCTTATAAAACTAGGCGTAAATCCTAAAGATATTCACAAAGGCTCTGATCATGGGTCTTTAGATATGGGAAATGTTAGTCATGTTGTGCCAGCAATCCATCCCTTTGTAAAAATATGTTCTTCAGATATAGCTGGTCATACCAAAGAATTTTCAGCTGCAGCAGGTACTAAAGAAGGCTTTGAGCAGATGTTAATAGGTATTAAGGCCATGGCTTTGACGGCATATGACCTATTTACTAACCCAGAGAAATTAAATGATACGAAATTTTTAAAAAAGTAA
- a CDS encoding M20 family metallopeptidase, with protein sequence MKDKIIEIIDCKRDEYYSLSRYIWENPELGNKEYKAVEALTKKIASEGFEIEKNVANLETGFIASYKSDKDGPTIAFLGEYDALPQLGHGCGHNMIGVAAALSAVSLKEVVDTFGGRILVIGTPAEETYGGKVKMVEAGIFNYVDAALMIHPSRDYISSGTSLAMEALQFDFYGKPAHGAASPHKGVNALDALVNFYVAVSTLRQQLTSDVRIHGIISKGGDAANIIPDHTQGQFYIRAMKKEYLQEVIEKVKKCAEGAALMTGCTLEISNYEETYDNLITNQLLSQLYTENLMAVGITIDQIQEKTSHGSSDIGNVSQVVPAIHPYTKICASDIAGHTKEFRDAAGSEEGFDQMLYGIKAMALTGFDLLSDEENLKKVKGT encoded by the coding sequence TTGAAGGATAAAATAATTGAGATAATTGATTGTAAAAGGGACGAATACTATAGTTTGTCTAGGTATATATGGGAGAACCCCGAGCTAGGCAACAAAGAATACAAAGCAGTAGAAGCACTTACAAAAAAAATAGCTTCTGAAGGCTTTGAAATAGAAAAAAACGTAGCAAATCTAGAAACTGGTTTTATAGCCAGTTATAAAAGTGACAAAGATGGTCCAACAATCGCATTTCTAGGGGAATACGATGCACTACCCCAGTTAGGTCATGGATGTGGTCACAATATGATTGGTGTAGCTGCTGCCCTATCGGCAGTTAGCTTAAAAGAAGTGGTAGATACTTTTGGTGGCCGGATTTTAGTCATAGGTACACCAGCGGAAGAAACTTATGGTGGTAAGGTTAAAATGGTTGAAGCAGGAATATTTAATTATGTGGATGCTGCACTAATGATACATCCCTCAAGGGACTATATAAGCAGTGGAACTTCCTTAGCCATGGAAGCACTACAATTTGACTTTTACGGAAAACCAGCCCATGGGGCTGCATCACCCCATAAAGGTGTAAACGCATTAGATGCTTTGGTAAATTTTTATGTTGCTGTTAGTACCCTTAGGCAACAGCTAACTTCCGATGTAAGAATCCATGGGATCATATCAAAGGGGGGAGATGCAGCAAACATTATACCTGATCATACCCAAGGTCAATTTTATATTAGGGCTATGAAAAAAGAATACTTACAAGAAGTTATTGAGAAAGTAAAAAAATGCGCAGAGGGTGCTGCACTTATGACAGGTTGTACCTTGGAGATCTCAAATTATGAGGAAACATATGATAACCTTATAACAAATCAACTATTGTCCCAACTATACACAGAAAACTTAATGGCTGTGGGGATAACAATTGATCAAATCCAAGAAAAGACCAGTCATGGTTCATCGGACATCGGAAACGTGAGTCAAGTGGTGCCAGCAATTCATCCATATACAAAGATTTGTGCATCAGATATAGCAGGGCACACAAAAGAATTTAGAGATGCAGCAGGTAGTGAAGAAGGCTTTGATCAAATGTTATATGGAATAAAAGCCATGGCTCTTACAGGATTTGACCTGCTATCAGATGAAGAGAATTTAAAGAAAGTTAAAGGAACTTAA
- a CDS encoding cytochrome c biogenesis protein ResB, whose product MKTGITLLIILAVLSIIGTLIPQEMPLHWYEHRYSPRVYNMISMFNLHDMYHSLWFSALFGLLTINLFMCSIIRLPKIYNRASKPYTLGKKFPVNFDLDGVIERFNKLGFKNIKTDGNLIYCSKGKIGYFGSWLTHVGLAVVVICYFIGRIYGFNMQISGLPSETLEVAGTNINVRIDDFLVDYREDFSINQYYSYISLSKDDETKEGIVSVNNPVKFNDYSFYQIATGWAVNMDIIHANEDTIKRPMYERDHYFLDENSIVRTMDIQPDVINNSPFPQNPRIVYQLIHNNRVESMNFIEPGRSLRWRGHTITFSNPQRYTVLEVSKDPALVWALFGSLLLTFGLIASFYINPMTLAARPLRDGGYTIYIHCFKNSDEWEERIIKTFKEGEITDDRKNVV is encoded by the coding sequence ATGAAAACAGGAATAACTCTGTTGATTATTCTCGCTGTTTTATCAATAATTGGAACACTAATCCCCCAAGAGATGCCCCTGCATTGGTACGAACATCGCTACAGTCCTAGGGTATATAACATGATAAGTATGTTTAATTTACACGACATGTACCATAGTCTTTGGTTCTCTGCATTATTTGGCTTACTAACAATAAACTTATTTATGTGTAGTATTATAAGACTGCCTAAAATATATAACAGGGCAAGCAAACCTTACACACTAGGTAAAAAATTTCCCGTCAATTTTGATCTAGATGGGGTTATTGAAAGATTTAATAAATTAGGATTTAAGAATATAAAAACAGATGGTAATCTTATTTATTGCTCAAAGGGTAAAATCGGCTATTTTGGATCATGGCTAACACATGTTGGATTGGCAGTTGTAGTTATATGTTACTTTATAGGTAGAATCTACGGATTTAACATGCAAATAAGTGGTCTACCCAGTGAAACTTTAGAGGTTGCAGGTACGAACATCAATGTACGGATAGATGACTTTTTAGTGGATTATAGGGAAGATTTTTCCATAAATCAATACTATTCATATATTAGCTTATCCAAGGATGACGAAACTAAAGAAGGAATAGTTTCTGTGAATAATCCAGTTAAATTTAATGACTATAGTTTCTATCAGATTGCCACAGGTTGGGCAGTGAATATGGATATAATCCATGCCAACGAAGACACTATTAAAAGACCAATGTATGAGCGGGACCATTACTTCTTGGACGAGAATTCCATAGTGAGAACAATGGATATACAGCCAGATGTCATAAACAATAGCCCCTTTCCACAAAACCCAAGAATAGTTTATCAACTAATACATAATAACAGGGTAGAGTCCATGAATTTTATAGAACCAGGTAGAAGCTTGAGATGGAGAGGGCATACAATTACTTTCTCTAATCCTCAGAGATATACTGTTTTAGAAGTATCCAAAGACCCTGCACTTGTTTGGGCTTTGTTTGGTTCATTGCTGTTGACATTTGGTTTAATAGCAAGCTTTTATATAAATCCAATGACTTTAGCAGCTAGACCCTTAAGGGATGGAGGATATACCATATATATTCATTGTTTTAAAAATAGCGACGAATGGGAAGAGCGCATTATAAAAACTTTTAAAGAAGGAGAAATAACAGATGATAGAAAGAATGTCGTTTAA
- the ccsB gene encoding c-type cytochrome biogenesis protein CcsB: MIERMSFNITFVFYTLSMALYVAFLFQKNVKIAQWGNRLLAIGWLFHTVSLISRWYVAQRPPLTNQFEFASSFAWGIALCFLFFSLKYKYQGLGLFIVPVVLLITSYGASLSRDINPLMPALQSNWLLFHVFTAVFSYGAFGVAFGLGVLYIILNKMKDDSYLKSHLPKGQKIEMLIYKTVAFGFLFLTAVIVTGAIWAQQAWTRYWAWDPKETWSLITWIIYAVFLHARVNKGVKGRTLAWFSIIGFISVLFTYMGVNVLLPSLHSYL; encoded by the coding sequence ATGATAGAAAGAATGTCGTTTAATATAACTTTTGTTTTTTATACGTTATCCATGGCACTATATGTAGCATTTTTGTTTCAAAAAAATGTAAAAATTGCCCAATGGGGTAATAGGCTACTGGCAATTGGATGGTTATTTCACACGGTTTCCTTAATTAGTCGCTGGTATGTAGCACAAAGGCCACCCCTTACTAACCAATTCGAATTCGCTTCAAGTTTTGCCTGGGGTATAGCCCTATGCTTTTTATTTTTTTCATTAAAGTACAAATATCAGGGGCTTGGGCTATTCATCGTACCTGTAGTGCTTTTGATAACATCATATGGAGCCTCATTATCCCGTGACATTAATCCATTGATGCCGGCACTTCAAAGTAACTGGTTGCTGTTCCATGTATTTACAGCAGTATTTAGCTATGGAGCCTTCGGTGTAGCATTTGGGCTAGGGGTTTTGTATATAATACTTAATAAAATGAAGGATGATAGCTACTTAAAATCCCATTTACCCAAAGGGCAAAAGATTGAAATGCTAATATATAAAACTGTTGCATTTGGGTTTCTATTTCTCACTGCCGTTATAGTAACTGGAGCTATTTGGGCGCAACAGGCGTGGACAAGGTATTGGGCTTGGGATCCTAAGGAAACATGGTCCCTAATAACATGGATAATATATGCAGTATTCCTCCATGCAAGGGTAAATAAAGGTGTAAAGGGAAGAACATTAGCATGGTTTTCAATAATTGGCTTTATAAGTGTATTGTTTACATATATGGGAGTAAATGTCTTGCTACCTAGTTTACATAGTTACCTGTAG